Proteins from one Chanodichthys erythropterus isolate Z2021 chromosome 15, ASM2448905v1, whole genome shotgun sequence genomic window:
- the LOC137037660 gene encoding tapasin-like, translating into MSEIATIYKISIIAFTLFCSASGSGCPVLECWFVQEKPGHGGGFSVPMSQEKSLMFIRTEDYSEETMSELHPPADISPSRIYYVTDPAGTFCSAALNPPKGSVNKPKCEINPFMPHASMVRWTSALTVSAQSPVYLQADWFSVAAQGLDEQLTLSNVMRATSASKEPKVILSVSSKTPVVRSRLGEQVLLDCGFWVDPSSPVHGSGFSVEWRYQFRGEGRLVLAYDGKNDRFAETSETGADIDITGLYETGNASLILEESQVRHSGTYICTVYLPHLLAQVAVDLEIVEPPSLSIYPSPLPLLVPGQVLLIQCEASGFAPHTLDLGWEFTGADGKSRSLGQGGVTGHRQASDGTFSQSSRLELDSSKLGLGRGGDITCVAKHDGGTRRASAALNVIGVSAPSIEDSMAMVAVALVLYGMIKFLSWTFSSSDSSDTDKKEK; encoded by the exons ATGTCTGAGATTGCGACCATATACAAGATATCTATCATCGCATTTACATTGTTTTGTAGCG CTTCCGGTTCTGGATGTCCGGTTCTGGAGTGCTGGTTTGTCCAGGAGAAGCCCGGTCATGGAGGAGGTTTCTCAGTCCCAATGAGTCAAGAGAAATCTCTAATGTTCATCAGAACTGAAGACTACAGTGAAGAGACCATGTCTGAACTTCATCCTCCTGCAGACATCAGCCCGTCCAGGATTTACTATGTGACTG ATCCAGCTGGGACGTTCTGTAGTGCCGCTCTGAACCCTCCCAAAGGCTCTGTGAACAAACCAAAGTGTGAGATTAACCCTTTCATGCCTCACGCCTCCATGGTCAGATGGACATCTGCTCTCACTGTCTCCGCCCAAAGTCCAGTCTACCTGCAAGCTGATTGGTTCTCAGTGGCAGCACAAGGGCTTGACGAGCAGCTGACGTTGTCCAATGTTATGAGAGCGACTTCAGCTTCTAAAGAGCCCAAAG TCATTCTCAGTGTGTCCAGTAAAACTCCTGTGGTCCGCTCTAGACTGGGAGAACAGGTTCTGTTAGACTGTGGGTTCTGGGTCGACCCGTCTTCTCCAGTTCACGGCTCTGGGTTCTCTGTCGAGTGGCGTTATCAGTTTCGGGGTGAAGGACGGCTGGTCCTCGCTTACGATGGCAAGAACGATCGGTTTGCAGAGACGTCAGAGACCGGAGCTGATATTGACATCACAGGCCTCTATGAAACAGGAAATGCATCTCTGATTCTGGAAGAATCTCAAGTGAGACACTCAGGAACTTACATCTGCACAGTGTATCTTCCACATCTGCTGGCTCAGGTTGCCGTGGACCTGGAGATAGTTG AGCCTCCATCTCTCTCCATCTAtccttctcctcttcctctgctGGTTCCTGGGCAGGTTCTGCTGATCCAGTGTGAGGCGTCTGGTTTTGCTCCTCACACTCTGGATCTGGGCTGGGAGTTCACCGGGGCTGATGGGAAGTCCCGCTCTCTGGGTCAGGGTGGTGTAACGGGTCACAGACAGGCGTCTGACGGCACCTTCAGTCAGAGCAGCCGTCTGGAGCTGGACTCGAGTAAACTGGGGCTCGGCCGTGGTGGTGACATCACCTGTGTGGCCAAACATGACGGAGGAACACGACGAGCTTCTGCTGCCCTCAATGTGATTG GTGTCAGCGCTCCTTCTATTGAGGACTCTATGGCGATGGTCGCTGTTGCTCTGGTGCTTTATGGCATGATAAAGTTTCTTTCCTGGACATTCAGCTCTTCTG
- the LOC137037658 gene encoding class I histocompatibility antigen, F10 alpha chain-like has protein sequence MQSAVFLFFGIHLVYAGKHSLQYFFTATSGLPNFPKFVSVGLVDGQPFTYYDSNIRREIPRQEWMAKSEGEEYWDRETQTSNRAEQRFMNSIEVAKYRFNQTGGVHTFQEMYGCEWDDQTGETNAFRLEGYDGDDFLSEDLKEMRYISPVLQGFPTAQKWNNDKALIDNDKNYFSTECIEWLQKYLQYGKNSLQKTVSPQVSLLQKDPSSPVTCHATGFYPSGVTITWMKNGQDHHEDVELGELLPNEDGTFQRTSTLRVTPDEWKNNEFSCVVEHRGETIRGILPDNSSDSFPIGIIVGVVVALILLIVSGVVGFVLYRRKKGFKPVPQNQSDDGSNRS, from the exons ATGCAATCCGCAGTTTTTCTGTTCTTTGGAATCCACCTCGTTTATGCCG gaaAACATTCACTGCAATACTTCTTTACGGCAACATCAGGTTTACCAAATTTTCCAAAGTTTGTGTCAGTAGGGCTTGTAGATGGACAGCCTTTCACATATTATGACAGTAACATTCGCAGAGAGATTCCTAGGCAAGAGTGGATGGCTAAATCTGAGGGAGAAGAATACTGGGACAGAGAGACTCAGACATCAAATCGGGCTGAACAAAGATTCATGAACAGCATCGAGGTTGCCAAATATCGCTTTAATCAGACTGGAG GTGTGCACACATTCCAGGAAATGTATGGTTGTGAATGGGATGATCAGACTGGAGAAACAAATGCATTCCGCCTGGAAGGTTATGATGGAGATGACTTTTTGTCTGAGGATTTGAAGGAGATGAGATATATTTCCCCAGTACTGCAAGGATTCCCCACAGCACAGAAGTGGAACAATGACAAAGCCTTAATTGACAATGACAAAAATTACTTCAGCACTGAGTGCATTGAGTGGCTGCAGAAGTATCTGCAGTATGGAAAGAACAGCCTGCAGAAAACAG tttctcCCCAGGTGTCTCTGTTGCAGAAGGATCCCTCTTCTCCAGTGACGTGTCATGCTACAGGTTTTTACCCCAGTGGAGTAACAATCACCTGGATGAAAAATGGACAAGATCATCATGAGGATGTGGAACTTGGTGAACTTCTTCCCAATGAGGACGGGACCTTCCAGAGGACGAGCACCCTCAGAGTTACACCTGATGAGTGGAAGAACAACGAGTTCAGCTGTGTGGTGGAACATCGGGGAGAAACCATCAGAGGGATACTGCCAGACA ATTCTTCAGATTCTTTTCCCATTGGCATCATTGTTGGAGTTGTTGTTGCTCTGATCCTGTTGATTGTCAGTGGTGTTGTTGGGTTTGTCCTGTATCGGAGAAAGAAAG GCTTTAAACCTGTTCCTCAGAACC AATCTGATGATGGTTCAAATAGATCCTAA